DNA from Camelus dromedarius isolate mCamDro1 chromosome X, mCamDro1.pat, whole genome shotgun sequence:
CAGCTTCCCATATGAGATGGAAAAGACTCACATGGCTAAAACTGCATCAGTAAAATGCACAGTGCTTGTGGTTCCTCTTAATCTTTTCCTTGAAGCAttgcatatatttgtatatgcatGCAGTATCGAAGGAATCGGCAGCCAGGGGTTAATTTATTAAGCCTGAAACTCCACTAAGTGATTCTCGACTTGTTTATAGCCAGGGACATGGAGTGGTAATACTGGGAGGGAGATGTTGGGGAATGGATGATTTTAGAACAAACATTCGCTGTACTAAATGTGTCTGGCGCTGCAGATAAAGCCACTCAGGGATTGTAGTGTGTGAACTCGTCTTCCTCAACAGTGGCAGTCTGTGGTCAGAGTGAAGGAGATAAGCATCTGAGCCAAGTATCAGTCGGACCTCGGTTCAGAATGGCACAGAAAGGTATGGGAGGGAGTCAGGTAGGCAGGAGAGCCAGTTTGGGGGATGGGAAGGCTGTCTGGACATCAGGTAGGAAATGCAGGGGCAGGCAGGATTCTGTCTTGCTTTTGGGGACCCAAAGACAAAAGGCTTTTCTCTCCTGTTGGGGAGATGACCAACAGGAAACTAGATACCATTTATTTACCTGAAACTCACATTTGGCCATCTCCTACTCTGCTCTTTTTCTAGAACCCCACAGGGtcaactgtgtttttttttttttttaacacattgtAGAGCAGTGTACAGGAGTGAAGTGATTCGTGGCCATGTGCTGACCTCTGGGCTGATGCTCAGGCCAAGTATCTTTTGGGGGTTTCTGCCACCTTGATCTTTTGACTGTCCCCTCTACAGCAACCCTGCCCTCCCATTGCAGTCCTTCATGGAACTCAGGGCCCTAATAGCTTTCTGCATGGCTTCTTATCAAGCTGAAGCCTAGAGAGTAGACATTTACAAATTGAAATACCTTTGTGGTGCTAACAACTACATGGTATAGTTTCTGATCTGGGTTCAGTCATTAGAGTTGCCAATAGGAAGCTTCAGGTCTGTATTCAAGGATGGAATTTGGTGgtccaaagaaaatattttcagattgttACGGTCTAAGCAcaatcaaaaatctttttttttcctggttttttttttttttttgtcttctgcaCATGTAAAATTTGTATAAACTACAGGTACAGAAATAGAATGTATGGTATTTTTGGTGGCTCTTGTTCAACTGAGTGAGAATACTTGGAGTTTTTGGTGCCCTAAAAATACCAAGCTAATTATTATACCCATGTGTTCCTGACGGCGGTATGATTTAAACACAAATACTTTTTCAAGTAACGAtcattgaaaaaatgttttctttttattttttagattatttctctttattcagAAGCATAAAGTTGTTTGCTGATTGCAAGAAGATGTTTCTTTGGCTCTTTCTGATTTTGTCAGCCCTGATTTCTTCgacaaatgcagattctgacaTATCGGTGGAAATTTGCAATGTGTGCTCCTGCGTGTCAGTTGAGAATGTGCTCTATGTCAACTGTGAGAAGGTTTCAGTCTACAGGCCAAATCAGCTGAAACCCCCTTGGTCTAATTTTTATCACCTCAAtttccaaaacaattttttaaatatcctctATCCAAATACATTCTTGAATTTTTCACACGCAGTATCCCTGCAGCTGGGAAATAATAAACTGCAGAACATTGAGGGAGGAGCCTTTCTTGGGCTCAGTGCATTAAAGCAGTTGCACCTGAACAACAATGAATTAAAGATTCTTCGGGCTGACACTTTCCTTGGCATAGAGAACTTGGAGTATCTCCAGGCTGACTACAATTTAATCAAGTATATTGAACGAGGAGCCTTCAATAAGCTCCACAAACTGAAAGTTCTCATCCTTAATGACAATCTGATTTCATTCCTTCCTGATAATATTTTCCGATTCGCATCTTTGACCCATCTGGATATCCGCGGGAACAGAATCCAGAAGCTCCCCTACATCGGAGTGCTGGAACACATAGGCCGTGTTGTCGAATTGCAGCTGGAAGATAACCCTTGGAACTGTAGCTGCGATTTGTTGCCTCTCAAAGCTTGGCTGGAGAATATGCCATATAATATTTACATAGGAGAAGCTATCTGTGAAACCCCCAGTGACTTATATGGAAGGCttttaaaagaaaccaacaaacaAGAATTATGCCCCATGGGCACAGGCAGTGATTTTGATGTGCGAGTCCTGCCTCCGTCTCAGCTGGAAAATGGCTACACCACCCCCAACGGTCACACCACTCAAACGTCCTTACACAGATTAGTGACCAAACCCCCGAAGACGACAAATCCGTCCAAGATCTCTGGGATCGTGGCAGGCAAAGCCCTCTCCAACCGCAGTCTTAGCCAGATTGTGTCTTACCAAACGAGGGTGCCTCCTCTTACCCCCTGCCCGGCGCCTTGCTTTTGCAAGACACACCCGTCAGATCTGGGACTGAGTGTCAACTGCCAAGAGAAAAACATCCAGTCCATGTCTGAACTGATGCCGAAACCTTTAAATGCCAAGAAGTTGCACGTCAATGGCAACAGCATCAAAGATGTGGACACCTCAGACTTTACTGAGTTCGAAGGACTGGATCTGCTTCATTTGGGCAGTAATCAGATCACGGCGATCAAGGGAGAGGTATTCCACAACCTCACCAACCTCCGCCGGCTGTATCTCAATGGCAATCAGATCGAAAGACTCTACCCCGAGATCTTTTCCGGCCTTCATAACCTGCAGTATCTGTATTTGGAATACAACTTGATTAAGGAAATCTTAGCGGGCACCTTTGACTCGATGCCGAATCTGCAGCTCCTGTACTTAAACAATAATCTCTTAAAGAGCCTGCCCGTGTACATTTTCTCCGGAGCCCCCCTCGCTCGACTGAACCTGCGGAACAACAAGTTCATGTACCTCCCCGTCAGCGGGGTCCTGGATCAGCTGCAGTCTCTGACACAGATTGACCTGGAGGGCAACCCGTGGGACTGCACTTGTGACTTGGTGGCATTAAAGCTATGGCTGGAGAAACTGAGCGACGGGATCGTGGTCAAAGAGCTGAAATGCGAGACACCTGTGCAGTTCGCCAATATCGAACTCAAGTCTCTCAAGAATGAGATCTTATGTCCCAAACTCTTAAACAAGCCATCTGCGCCCTTCACTAGCCCGGCCCCGGCAGTCACGTTCACCACCCCGCTGGGGCCCATTCGCAGCCCTCCCGGTGGTCCAGTGCCTCTGTCTATTTTAATCCTGAGTATCTTGGTGGTCCTCATTTTAACTGTGTTCGTGGCTTTCTGCCTTCTTGTTTTTGTGCTGCGACGAAACAAGAAACCCACGGTGAAGCACGAAGGCCTGGGGAACCCGGAGTGCGGCTCCGTGCAGCTGCAGCTGAGGAAACACGACCCCAAAACCAGTAAAAAAGACGGGCTGGCCACCGAGGCGTTCATCCCCCAAACCATAGAACAGATGAGCAAGAGCCACACCTGTGGCCTGAAGGAATCCGAGACCGGGTTCATGTTTTCCGACCCTCCAGGACAGAAAGTCATTATGAGAAACGCGGCCGACAAGGAGAAAGATTTATTGCACGTGGATACCCGGAAGCGACTGAGCACGATTGATGAGCTGGATGAGTTATTCCCGAGCAGGGATTCCAACGTATTTATTCAGAATTTTCTGGAAAGCAAAAAGGAGTACAATAGCATCGGCGTCAGTGGCTTCGAGATCCGCTATCCGGAGAAACAACAAGACAAAAAGAGCAAGAAGTCGCTGATAGGTGGCAACCACAGTAAAATTGTTGTGGAGCAAAGGAAGAGCAGCGAGTATTTCGAACTGAAGGCAAAACTTCAGAGTTCCCCCGACTACCTGCAGGTCCTGGAGGAGCAGACAGCTTTGAACAAGATCTAGGTCATGCAATCTTACTTCACACAGAGGACATTTATTTAATGATGAAAGTGCCTTTTGTTGACTTCTAACTTCCAAATACTATATTATCAATAGGCATAGAGGCAGGTGTTTCCAAGGGTGTCTCATTAACTGTAGCTGCAAAGATGTGTCCTGTAGAAGAGAATTTCCTTAATAGATTCGACTACATAAAAACCGATACTGTGGAGTCCTGTGGGGATACTGCGAACTCTGTTGCCAAAGGGATGCTTTATATACATAATACACTGAATTTCACCTCAAGAGGCAGATCTGTTTTGTACCCCAATGCAAAACCTTCGTCTCTTTGTGCTTTGTAAAGCGAACTCCAGAAAACTGGTACCTGTGTTTGTACCTCACCTGGGTCCTTCATCTTGCACGTAGATTAAGTTGGTGGAACTGGAATAATCCTTTTGATTTGTGGCATTGTAACAACTCTGTGTAAAGATtatctgaaaagttaaaaaaaaaaaaaagcatgccaAGAGAGAACATTCGATAGTATTTGTAAATCGGTAACCTTTATGGCCTGCATCTTGAAACCGCTGGATTTATAATGTTAAATTgtgcaaatatttgtttaaaatataccATGCATTacataactataaaataaatttgaacacTTTAAGCATTACCTGTCTATACataaaacctaaaagaaaaaaaaatcagtgtgagTTACATAGCGTTTGTGGTGATCTGAAGAAATACGTGATGTTTATCAGAATTAAACATGGCTCAAATTAAACTAACATTAGAGTTTGTTCTCAGTTATGTGAAATACCCACAATCCTTACAGGTTGTCCAAAATTAGCAAAGTGCTTACCGTGTGAGCGCACCCAAAGCTATTTTTGTAACATAATTCATATTTATGAAGTACTTTGTatactaaataagaaaatatgtactgcttaatatgtatttaatatgcCTGACTTGTTTTCCTGATCACAGGGAATTTATCAATAAGTATAAATTTAGACAGGAAAAGTATACCAAACTGACACTGAAGCTTATGTGTACAGAAATATTCTGGACATTGTGATCaggtatcatttaaaaaacaaaacaaaaaaaactataaaaaaccacaaaagtacaaaaaaaacAGTTCTGTGCTATTATTGAGAATTTAGCATATTATCTTCAGATTTGTTACCaactgtgcattttaaaataggTTCCTTAGTTTTATAGTACCGTGTCTGGGGCAGTTGTTATTTGCCATCAGTTGTCTTGCTTTTCAGGATTCTATGAGCTTAATTCAAATAGTTTTCactacagatatttaaaaaaattaatgatgtaAGGTTAATAGTTATATCTCGTATGCatcagtatcctgttctttcatCATTCTGACTACTATCAGATAACCAAGTAGAACAGTAAACATCCTGGTAAATCGCGGCCATCAAAGCCACGCTGTAAAATGCTTTCATTGGTCTCAGATGAGTTCACAGTCTGCAAGTACAAATGCTACGCCACTGTGTTTGCTTGTGCTGTTAACTTCTAAGTCAAAACTGGTCAAAGGAAGGAAGCATTTGATAACGGGagatttttgcagatttttcGGTTCTCCCGATTAGCAAAAGTGACATCCCCAAAACACATTGCCTTCTTGGCCTGCctgcatatgtatattttttgtgCTCCATCTCTTGTAATTACTGTGTTCATCAGTAAGATGACCAAGAAGGTAAACAGAGGCATTCTTCATGAATTACAAGTGGCAGGTGTTTTGGTGCAGCTTCCAAAATGATATTATGGTTCAAATGGTAACAGCAGTCCTTTTATTAATTACTAATTTCAGGGCTTTATGTGTTTGTtgcaagattaaaaaaacaaacaacttggcATTcttggaggggtgtgtgtgtgtgtgtacgtgtgtgtttgggtgtacatgcatacatatagataatttggagatttttttaaaatagcaaaaaaattgTCTCCATATGTATGTGCTGGTGCTCTTAAAACTTTaatgtgtaattttaattttcatgacaaTGTCTGTGAAAACTttatatgaatattaaaaatatatacataaatacttGCTTTCCGATCTTGAAAGAAAAGACATGAAGATGTGTGCCCAACAGCCTGTTTTCACCTACGATTTCACACGAACTTATAATATGCCATTACCATGCTTGTGTGCATCCATGGAGTAAAGGGCTCGTAACACATGCTGACAGGATAAAGACGTGAAGGCTTCAAAGAAAGTGTTTTAGTTTATCCTGTCAATAAAGTATGGGTTGAGGAATCTTAAGTAGATACTTTTGGGAGGAACCAGAAAACTCCATCCATGGTCTGGGGTTAATAGGTCACTGGGATGATGCCTTTTATTCAGTGTGGTGATGCTTTGAAGAGGTTTCAAGGTTTCTGCAGTTGTCAATGGCAAAGGGTACCTGCCTTCATCTCAAAGCTTGCTGTAGCATATTGGCTAACTCACACTCTTCTGCTGAAAGGTATAAATGttcaatttttcaaaacaaaagtaaCTTAAATGTATGTGGTTATTTGGAGGTTCTAACTGTAAGTGAATGACAGTACCAGATCTTTGGTTAAGGCTGATATCTTTTCCTTAACTACAGTCATTGTGCCTACATTCTATAATGTATACTGTTTTACACCTGTCTCTCATTGGTTCTACttgtacattttattataatgtagtTAGGCAGAAGTTTTGAGTTGAGAACaagagcagtgaaaatactgtATCTATATTTTGTTGGTTTCAACTATAACCTTGATGTTAGTTTAACCCCTTAAGGAATGATATATATGTCCAGACAGTATTTTAGTAGAATTTGATTCCAATCTAGAAAATCCAAGAAGTGCTCATTTCTAATGTGGTTTGACACATCATGGGCTTCTTGGCATTGTATCATGTGCTTGGACTCTGTTAGAATGGTTGCAAAGGAAATTAGATCATATGAAATCAGTGAAGGGGTTGAGATAATATATTATGTCCGTGTAATATAAatcaagttttaaattatttttttatgaaaTCAATAAAGATGATTCAATTCTTTCAAAGTAAATCTTTGTGTAATTTTATGAGAAAGCAGCTATTAAATACAGTGATTCAAGTCTATAAGGCaatttatattctatatttaGTTTTCCATTCTGAATAATAAACtgaataaataattagaaaatcattttaagaccagctttattttgttgctttttaaaatcatttcatttctttaagccATAAGGATGCATACAGGGCATGGCCTCATGAGTAACGTCGAAAGGTATTGCAGAAATAACAGAACACATCTAGAAATGTATGGCAGTAATATTAGTCTATAATATCTTTTGCATGATTTGTACATTGACATTGTATGAAATGAGCAcagtgagttatttttttttgttattgttgtcgCATCCAAAGAGCTGgggaaaaatatattaagaatgtatttataatcactattttgaaataaagtaaagaaaacaCACTATTGTTTTTACCCTGATTTGATTATTAGTATTTAGGTTAGTTTATaagacaaaaatcaattaatgatATAAAAGCTAATGTAAATCACAGAAAGGAACTGTTTTAATGACTTGTGTTTGCTTTTAATAACATCGAGGTATTAGAAGGAATTTATTAAATGCCATTTTTATGAAAGGACTAATAAAATTGTTTGCTACAATGGTATTTCCGAAGCCACactttgttaaatatatttatctttccattatttttcagaagaaataaaGCAGTAACCAAATTGAGCTTTTCACCCAGATTTGAGGGTAAGCCATAGAGCTTTAGAATACAGTTCATATTAAACTGAATTGCTAAATCTATGTtgagatgctttttttttcaaacatctttGCAATCTGTGTTTCCTTCCACTGGCAGCGTCTTTGGTGAAGAGTCAGACTTGGCCAAGATCAACATGCTTTGCCTCTTGCTCATTCCTATTAATCAGTTGGAATCTGACATAACTGCCAATGAGCAAATATTATTACTCAATCTTAACTGttatttaaatacttttagaAAACATCAGGACCTCTATAATCTATGGCCAGCTTGATTGGTTGCAGGTTCGTTACTCATTGATGGGGTGGATTGTGATTTTTATTGGGTTCTTTCAAAGATGAGCAaaatcatccatccatcattttACCAGAGTTTGATGGTTCAGAAAAATGAACCAATTACATTATGGTTAATTTGAAGGCAGCAAAGATTATAACCAGACTAAGGAAGTGGATTTAAGGCATGTTTTCTTATGGGAAGAGATGTGAAAACAGAGGGAAACAGAGAGAATATAAATTAAGATTGCTATAGCCTAGCTCTATGACTAGCTATGCTGAAGACGTGAACAGATAGTGCGTCCGAGTACTTTGGGACTAAATGTTTTATGTATCACAGGAAATACATCATGTGATGTATAACTTAGTTTAGTCCTTTTTGGGTACTGAGCACAGGGCTTTGGGTCCCAGCCACTCAGTTATGCAGAAAAGTGGCATCAAATGAAGGTTTGGCTTCATTTCCAGTGCTCATTCAATTAGTCACTATGGTCAGATGGGCTGAAGTAAAATATCCTGTTTGTGGCTTCCCTTACTGGGAATAACTGGCAACAGATATCAGGTTCACCTGATAATTGTTAACCCTCAATTTCAGATTTGCTGGGGATCAGCACcttgttaaattaaattaaaaacaagtgGGAAGGTAAGTGAATTTTAATAGCTTATTTTGTACAAAACTGCCCTTAGtctaattttgaatttcatttgttttactttccaCTGGTTGATAAGATTGTATTTTAGAAAGGGAAATCAAGGGAGGAAAACTGTGTTGTCTACCTTGTATGAAAgtctgactttttaattttttttaatgtgagtttTAGCCTGTTCCTATGTGTACAGAGGGGAAATGAAAGGGGGCTCTGAGACAACTACTTGAATACTTTGAGTCAAATAATTGCTATCGAGAATGAAAAGATTTAACTATTTCATTAAATCATCATTACTAGATCTGCTGACTATAGATCCCAGAACCAGGAAAGAATTACTCAGCCTTCCACCTTAGTTTGCTTTTGTGGCTAAATAAAAATTCTGGTGATTCAAAACATCAAAATGAGACATTACTTGTCTATCTTAAAAAGCTCATGAATAAGGCTTTCAGAGATGATATGAATATGTAATGGAGAATATACCTTTCAAATTAGCTATAGGAAGGAAATAGTTTTCTAAAGTTTCTGAACGACATGTTTTCCTTAGTTGGCACCTTACAAATTCTAGCTTGTATCCTACACTAAGGAAGCCATGTTGTGCAGTGGAGCCTACTCGTGGAAGCCTTTGAAAATAATAGTAAGCTCTGTTCTCCCTACTCAGAATTGCAATGTATATTCCTTCATTGTTCCATGTAAACTGAACCATTGTGGTAAAATTCTGGAGTTGGTACTCAGTAATTTTAATGCTGTTTTCACTAATAAAAGTCTTTTCTTATAGGTCATTATTTGTAGCCATTCAGTGTGTTTATTAGTGTGAAATTAGTAAAGCTCAACatcaaaaagaaatgcaaacagtCTGTTTTCTACATGATGCAACTGTTCTATTAGTTTACACAACAGGCCAGGTCTacctccctacacacacacacacacacacacacacacacacacacacacacacacacacacacacacagagagagagagaggaaaccaCACAAATAGTGAATTCTGCACAAAGGGAATTATTTAGTCGACATAAACAAATACAATGTTTCTGCCTAGACTACCTAGATTTTTCAACTTAAAGTAGGTATTGGGGCCCAAATGatcattttcctgctttttgctTCACTTTAATTTGAAACTTGACCACTGTGTCAAAAACAGTAGAAATTAGgccctctttctctcccaggaCTTCCTTGGATTTCAGTAATGTCTGCTGTCTAGAgatttggttttgattttctttatttggtaactttatcatcattatcatcctcAGTCTATAAGCTTACTTAATGTATAGTGCAGTAGACAATAACCGGGCAGCCAACCATGGTGCAGATCAGTGTGGCTACTACCTTTCACAAATATTACCCAGAGAATCACGTAGGGACATCTGGATCCAGAATAAAGAAGCCCAGGGTGACGGTTTGATTCAAAATTATTAGAACATGGaggttaaaagaaagaagaaaaattaggtTGAAAATTACTGACTGAGGAACTCTGTACCTAAGTGAAATTTGGGGAGGATAAGGACAAACGAatattaagagagagaaaaaatatttgcttatCAGATAGAACTCAGAATCTGATTACTGAGCAAGAATCATGGTAAAATATGTCAAATCTTACAATTCTTTCtccctattttctctctctgcttcatttctttaaaatatataggaaatCCAGGCTGTATCAACACTAGGAATTCATGTTTTTGAAGAATTC
Protein-coding regions in this window:
- the SLITRK4 gene encoding SLIT and NTRK-like protein 4, with amino-acid sequence MFLWLFLILSALISSTNADSDISVEICNVCSCVSVENVLYVNCEKVSVYRPNQLKPPWSNFYHLNFQNNFLNILYPNTFLNFSHAVSLQLGNNKLQNIEGGAFLGLSALKQLHLNNNELKILRADTFLGIENLEYLQADYNLIKYIERGAFNKLHKLKVLILNDNLISFLPDNIFRFASLTHLDIRGNRIQKLPYIGVLEHIGRVVELQLEDNPWNCSCDLLPLKAWLENMPYNIYIGEAICETPSDLYGRLLKETNKQELCPMGTGSDFDVRVLPPSQLENGYTTPNGHTTQTSLHRLVTKPPKTTNPSKISGIVAGKALSNRSLSQIVSYQTRVPPLTPCPAPCFCKTHPSDLGLSVNCQEKNIQSMSELMPKPLNAKKLHVNGNSIKDVDTSDFTEFEGLDLLHLGSNQITAIKGEVFHNLTNLRRLYLNGNQIERLYPEIFSGLHNLQYLYLEYNLIKEILAGTFDSMPNLQLLYLNNNLLKSLPVYIFSGAPLARLNLRNNKFMYLPVSGVLDQLQSLTQIDLEGNPWDCTCDLVALKLWLEKLSDGIVVKELKCETPVQFANIELKSLKNEILCPKLLNKPSAPFTSPAPAVTFTTPLGPIRSPPGGPVPLSILILSILVVLILTVFVAFCLLVFVLRRNKKPTVKHEGLGNPECGSVQLQLRKHDPKTSKKDGLATEAFIPQTIEQMSKSHTCGLKESETGFMFSDPPGQKVIMRNAADKEKDLLHVDTRKRLSTIDELDELFPSRDSNVFIQNFLESKKEYNSIGVSGFEIRYPEKQQDKKSKKSLIGGNHSKIVVEQRKSSEYFELKAKLQSSPDYLQVLEEQTALNKI